ATGTGGAATTTCCACTTCTTCTATTTCGATACCATTTTCTTTTAATCTTTCTATGTTTTCTTTGAATTTTTCAAGTACTTTTGGGTCTATTCCTTCAACTTCAAATACTTCTTTTGGTATTGCTATTTTTATTTTTTCAGGTTCTTTTTCTATTTCTGAGGTTAAATCCCAATTTATATCCAGTGTTGTTGAATCTTTTTCATCTTTTCCTGACATTACTTCTACTACTGTTGCTGCATCTTTTACGTTTGTTGCAAGTACTCCAATTTGATCAAGAGATGAAGCAAATGCTGAAAGGCCATATCTTGATATTGCACCATAGGTTGGTTTATATCCAACAATTCCACAGAATGATGCTGGTTGTCTTACTGAACCTCCTGTGTCTGATCCTATTGCAAATGGTACTATTCCCGCAGCAACAACTGCTGCAGAACCTCCACTTGAACCTCCAGGAATTCTTTCAAGATCCCATGGATTTTTTACAGGTCCAAACGCTGAATTTTCATTTGAACCCCCCATTGCAAATTCATCGAGATTTGTTTTTCCAACGATTTTGAAACCTTCATTTAAGAGTTTTTGTATTGCTGTTGCGGTATATGTTGAATTATAGTTTTCAAGTATTTTTGATGCTGAGGTCATTTTTGTTTCTAATACTTGAATGTTGTCTTTTACCATAAACGGTGTGTTGTGATATTTTCCTTCTTTGTTGCCTTCTATTTCTGTAAACTCTAACACTGCATTTATTTTTTCATTTATTTTTTTTGCTTTTTCTGCATCATATTTAAATTCTTTCATCGAAATCCTCCTTTTACATCTCTTTTAATTAAGCTTTTTCTGGATAATTTTTTCTATATCCTTTAGATCAAGCTCGAATATATTTTCTATTATATTTTCTATTGTTTTAGAATCTGATTTTTCGATTTTTGGTAATATTGGTTCCGTTTTATTACCGAATTTTTTCAATAATAATTTTTTAGCTATTTCTCTTCTTTCTTCTTCTTTTCCACGCTGCAATCCTTGTTGTAATCCTTGTTGTAATCCTTGCTGTAATCCCTCTTTTCTACCTTCTTCTAAACCTTCTCTTCTACCTTCTTCTAAACCTTCTATTTTAGCTTTTTCTTTACTTTCTTTTATTGCTTCCTCAACAGTTCTTACAAAATTTTCAAACATATAATTCACCTCCTTAATTTCCTCAAATTCTATATCCGTGTCTATTATCTTTTCTCGTTTTACCAATACTTTTATTATTCCGTTTATGTATTCACCGAATTTCTCTTTTTCATTTTCTGGTAGTTTTTCAAGTACTTCTTTTATTTCTTTTAAGGATTTTGATATTTCCTCTTTATCCAATTTTTCTACAGCTAATAATAAGCTTAATGCATTTTTGGCTTTTAATAAGTCTTTTTCTTCTATTTGACTTAAATCTATTATTTCATATTTAAATTGTGGTACATATACGCTAAATTCTTCCCAGTTAATTATTTTTCTCATAAACCAATTTTCTGCTGTCCATCGCCTTTTTCCGTTATAGAATACTACTGGTATTATTGGCGGTAACTTGAAACTTTTCCTTTTAGATTGTTCTTTATTTTCGTTTATATATTTTTTCCATATTCTTACCATATATTCAAGTATTCTAAATTGCATTAAATAATCTACACTTGATTGATGTTCTATTATTAAATATAGAAATAATTCATTTTCTTCATATTTTATTTTAAATAATAAATCGCTTTCTCTATCTCCATACTTTAAATCTGTGAATTTTGTTTTTTCTATTGTTATGTTTTCAGGTTGTATGTCGTAATTTTTTAGCTTTTTTACAAATAGGTTTATAAATTCAACTAACATCTCTTTATCGGAAAATATCTCCTTAAATAGTTGATCATAATATCCCATTTGCATCCCCCTTACTTTATAACTTAATCTCACCACCTTGTGGTTAGGTTTATACCTCCAATTTTTGGTACTAAATCATATTTTCTTAATATTTCCCTTTTATCTTCTGTTAAATATATTCTCGATATCTGTATTAAATTGCTTTCCATAAACTTGTATGCAGGATATCTTTCGAATACTTCATCAAATCTAAGTATATCACCGTTATAATCAAGAATTGATACATCGCTTGAAAGGAATTCTTTTGGATGCATTAATGATAATTTATATGGCGTATCGATTATAAATAGATTTTCAAAGTTATCGAGTATATACGATAATTCCTGTTTGTCTTCTTTTGGAATATCTGTTTTTATTGTTTTTTCTATATTGGTTTTTAATTGTTTTAGCACATTTTCTGCAACGCTTACGCTTATTACTGAAGGATCTAATCCTGTTGTTGAAAATGGAATTTCTATTAATAACTTCCATAAATCCCTTGATTTTAATCTTTTTACCAGTTCATATGCTTTGGCAACTTTATCTGATTTTTGCATTAATTCAGGGCTTATGCTGAACAATTCATTGTTTTTCTTTTCGTATAATTCTTCATATACCATTTCTATTTCATTTATTATCCTCTGGTCTGTGAGCGATACAAATTTATCAAGGTCTTCTACTCTTGATTTTATATCAAGTATATCATCAGCTAATCGTAATATTTCCTGTATCATTTGATCTGCTGCTCTTGAGGTTTTATGGAAATATACATTTTTGTACATCATAAACCTTGCAAAAAGAACTGTGTAGATGTTGTCTATTATTTTTATGTTATAACACAATTTTTCTTTTCCATTTGAAGTTTTTATTGATGCATTTCTTATTATTCTGTCAAGGTCTCCAGTTCCAAAATCTCTTGTTCCTGCATAATATGAATCTCTTAAAACAAAATCCAGTCTATCTGCTCCTAAAGGTCCCTGAACAATGTTAAATTCTGGACTTCCACCTCTATTTTCTGCTTCAAATAATTCGTTTATCATATTCATTACTTCTTTTAATGCTTCTTTTATTTCTTTTTCATTATCTGAAATTTCTCTTTTTACAGTTAAAGATAAGTCTTTTAGAAAATCTTTTTTGGTTCTTGAATCGTTGAGCTTTTTATATACATTATATGCCTGCTCTATTAATTTTGTGTTTAATATCTTTTTTCTGTATTCATCATGACCATCATCTAATCCCATTCTTTTGTAAATTACGTCATCAAATTGATGACTGTATGGTCCGTGACCAAGGTCATGTACAAGACCTGCAAGTCTTATTATTCTTATTTTCTGGTGATTATCTTCAAATAATTTATTTGCATATAATCCTGCTATATGCATTACTCCTAACGAGTGAGAAAATCTTGTATGTGTTGCGCTTGGATATACATATTCAGCTCCTGCTAATTGACTTAAATATCTTAATCTCTGTACTAAAGGTGTATCAGCTATTACAATTTCAAGTGGATATAAGAATATTTCTGAATATATTGGATCTCTTGAAACTTTAAAATATAATTTTTCCATTTTTTATCACCCCAATATTAATTGTATATCAAAGAATATAAGCCATGCAAATGATATTAATATTAATGCAAGACTTATATACCCTGCTATTTTCCATATTTTATATGATGTATATGTATCTCTTACCGATGTTAACCAACCAAATGTAAATCCTACAAGCAATCCTCCAATATGCGCAAAATTGTTTATTCCAGATGATGTAAATCCAAGAAAAAGGTTTATTAAAATTACCGGTAATAATGCTGTTCCTGTCATTGGTTTAAGCATTGGTGGTGTATCATCTCTAAATCCTGCGCCAAATAATAACCCAATTAAACCAAAAATCGCTCCACTTGCACCTACAGAAAATGCATTTGGAATAAATATTTGTGTAAGTATTCCTCCACCTATTCCTGATGCAAGATATATTGTTAGAAACTTATATGGACCATATACTCTTTCTACTATATTTCCAAGATAATATAATGCGTATAGGTTGAAGGATATATGTAATATTCCACCATGAACAAATAAAGCTGTTATAAATCTAAAGTATTGATGATATATGGTTATTAATTTTCCATATTGTGCTCCAGCAACTATTAAAGTGTATGAATTTGAAAACGCGCCAAATCCTCCTCCAAATACAAACATTAAGACAAATACTACAATATTGAACGTAAAAATCTTTTGTGTTACATCTTCAAATCTGAAAATCCTTTTTATATAATCCATTTTTTACTCCTTTCTATCTTGTATGATACATTGCAGCTGCAGATGCACCAAGAATCCCCGCATCTTCAACTAATGCTGAAGGTAATATTTTAAATGTTCCTCTAAATGATGGCATTATATATAGACTTATTTTTTCTTCTATTGGTTTTATTAATGCATTTCCTGCTTTGCTCATTCCACCACCTATTACTATTAATTCTGGATTGAATATGTGAACATAATTTGCAATTGCTCTTGCCAAAGCATCTGTTACTTTTTCAACTACCAATTTTGCTACGTAATCTCCACTTTTTAATGCTTCAAAAACATGTTTTGATTCTATTTTATCTATTCCACCGGCAAGTTCAACTACTTTGTTTTCAGGTATTTTTACAGAGAATTCTTTTGCCCATCTTGCAGTATTTCTCGCTGAAGCTATTGCTTCTATACATCCTCTTGAACCACAACCACATAATGGTCCATCTGGATCAACTATTACATGTCCCAATTCTGCTCCTATACCATCTCTTCCTGTTATTAATATTCCATGAGAAACTACACCGCCACCAATACCTGTACCAAGAGTTAATGCTACAAAATGTTTCATCCCCTGAGCAGAACCAAAATACCATTCACCAAGAGTAAATGCATTTGCATCATTTTCCACGAATGTTGGAACTTTCACTTTCTCAGAAATATGATGTGCAAGTTCAAAATTGTTGAACGGAAGATTTGGTGAATATCTAACTATTCCGTGATCCCTATCAATTGAACCTGGTGAACCAATTCCTATTGCCTCTATTTTATTTTCTACACCTTCACTTACCATTTTTATTGTTTCAACTATATTTTCAACAACCTTTTCCTGTCCAAGATGTGCTTCTGTTGGTAATGCAACTTTTTTTATTATTCCTTTATCTTTTGAAACAAGTCCTGTTTTTATTTCTGTTCCCCCTAAATCCACTCCAACTATATACATATTTTCTCTCCCCTTTCAAAATTTTTTGATTCAAAATTCTACTGATATTGTATATTAATAATATTATAGTATAATTATATAATAAAGTGGATAAAATTGATTCGATAAGAGGTGATTTTATGAATATCGGCATTATTGTCGCTGCAGGAAAAGGTTCTCGAACAAATTTAACCTTTCCTAAACAATTTTACCAGATTTTAGGTAAAAGTTTGTTAAGAATTGCATTAGAAAAATATGAATATTCGGAATTAATAGACAAAATTATTGTTGTCGCAAATAAAGATTTTCTTGAAGAAACAAAAAAAGAATGTTATGAAATTAACAAAATTTATAGTATAATTAATGGTGGCGAGTCAAGGCAGGAATCTGTTTTTAATGCTTTAAAGTTTATATACAATGAATTTGAATATGATGCTAAAATCGTCTCTATACATGATGCAGCAAGACCATTTGTAAGTACAGAAAAAATAAATGAAAGTATTAGAATCGCTGAAAAATGTGGTTCTGCTGTTTTGGGATTACCTGAAAAAAACTCTGTTTCATATGTGTTAGACAATAATGTGGAAAAAATTCTCGATAGAAATGAAATATATATTCATCAAACACCTCAAACTTTTGATTTTAAGAAATTATATAAGGCATATACAAATTTTGAGAATGAATTAAAGGCTTTTACTGATGATGCAAGTATATTCCACAAAGCTGGAAATACTGTAAGAATAATTCCTGGTGAGGAATATAACATAAAAATAACAACTGAATTTGATATTAAATTTGCAAAATGGTTATTGAAAGAAGGTATAATTAATGGTTAAAATTGGAGCTCATATGAGTACTTCAAAAGGGTTTAGAAAAGTACCAGAAGATACAATAAATATTGGCGGAAATACATTTCAAATTTTTTCACACAGTCCAAGAACATGGAAGGTTAAACAACCTGATGAAAAAGATGTTGAAAAATTTAAATATGAAATGATTAAAAATAACATAGCATTTGAAGATGTTTTGGTTCATTCTGGATATTTAATCAATCTTGCTTCTCATAAGGATGAAAATTGGCAAAAATCTATTAATCTTATGATTGAAGAAATAAAGGTTACAGCAAAATTAGGAATTAAATATTTTAATGTTCATCCTGGTTCTCATCTTGGTAAAGGTGATGAATATGGTTATGATAGAATTGCAAAGGCTTTAGATATAATTTTCAATGAAGTAAAGGATCTTGATATTTATATACTTTTAGAAAATGTTGCAAAAAAAGGCGGAAATATTGGTTGGAAGATAGAACAATTGGGAGAAATTATTAATAGAACATCTTTTAAAGACAGAATTGGTATGACTTATGATACATGCCACGGTTTTGATTCTAATTATGATATTCGAAATAAAGACGGAGTAAGAGCTTTGTTAGATGAAATTGAAAAATATTTAGGTTTAGATAAACTAAAAATGATTCATTTAAATGATTCAAAATTTCCTTTAGGAGCTGGAAAGGATAGGCATGAATTTATTGGAAAAGGCGAAATTGGTATAGAAGGATTTAAAACGTTTTTCTCTTTTGAGGAAATTTTAAAAATTCCTATGCATTTAGAAACACCTGGCGATGATCAGGAACATGCTGAGGATATAATCACTGTTAGAAAAATTCTGGAAAACCTATAACGAGGGGAGTGGAAGGATGTCAGAAAACTTTGAAATTTTTGATGTTGAAGAAGAAAAGCCCAGAAAAAATAAGCATATTTTTAGAAAGATTATCTGGGCTGTTGTAATTTTATTGGTTTTAGCCTACGCAGGAACAAGCGTATATCAGGTTGGACCATCTGAAATGGGATTGGTACTTACTTTTGGTAAGTATACTTCAAGTACAGGGCCAGGGATTCACTGGCATTTGCCATATCCATTTCAAACACATAGAATTGTGGATGTAAGAACTTTGAAAAAGATTGAAATTGGTTTTAGGACTGTAAATTATCGTGGAAAGATTGAGTATCAACCTGTAGATGAAGAATCATTAATGATTACAGGTGATGAAAATATTGTAAATCTCGAAGCTGTTGTACAATACAGAATTGCTGATCCTGTAAAATTTGAATTCAGGATACTCAATGGATTTGAAATGGTAAAATTTGCTACAGAAAGTGTTTTAAGAGAAATGGTTGCTATTAATCCAATTGATAATGTTTTGACCACTGAAAGGGATAGAATTGCTATGGAAACTGCAGCAAAGGTACAGAAAATTCTTGATAGCTATGGTGCAGGTATAAAAATTGAAAATGTTTATCTTCAGGAAGTCAGTCCACCAGCTGAAGTTGTAAAGGCTTTTGATGATGTTAATAGCGCCAAACAGGATAAGGAAAAATTCATAAATGAAGCAAATAGATATGCAAATGACGTTATTCCAAAAGCTCAGGGTGAAGCTCAAAAGATTATGAGAGAAGCTGAAGCTTATGCATATGAAAAGGTTGCGCTTGCTACAGGTGAAGCTAAAAGGTTTAAGGCTATGCTAAAAGAATATGAGATGACAAAGGATATTACAAAGAAACGTATTATTTTTGAAGCTATTGAAGGTTTGCTTAAAAATTCAAAGGAAAAGATTATTGTTGATAGTTCTGAAACTTTAAAATTGCTTAATTTGCCAGAAATAGGTGGTGGTACAAAATGAAGCTCACCAAAAATAAAATAATTATAATTGTATTATTAATTTTAGTTGGCTGGTTGATTTTATCTTCTATGTTCATTGTTAACCAGGAACAACAGGCAGTAGTTTTAAGATTTGGTCAAATACGAAAAGTTGTAACGAAACCGGGAATTAATTTTAAAACACCATTTGTTGATAATGTGGTAAAATTTGAAAAAAGGTTAATGTTATATGATATTGAACCAGAAAGAATAATAACTGCAGATAAAAAGACTATAGTTGTTGATACATACGCAATCTGGAGAATTAATGATCCAAAAACATTTATGGAAAGTATGCGTTCTGTACAGCTTGCTTTGACAAGAATTGATGATGTTGTATATTCAAATGTCAGGGATTTAGTTGCCAAATATACTTTTGAAGAGGTTTTATCTAAAAAAAGAGAAGAAATGTTAAAAGAAATTACTGAAAGAAGCAGTCATAACCTTAAGGATTTTGGTATTGAAATTGTAGATGTTAGGGTTAAAAGAACTGATTTGCCACCAGATATTTCAAAAGCTGTATATAATAGAATGATGGCAGAAAGATATAGTATTGCTGCCCAAATAAGGGCTGAAGGTCAAAGAGAATCAGAAATTATAAAAGCTGAAGCTGATAAGAAAGTTAAGATTATTATTTCCGAAGCTAAGAAAAATGCCGAGGTTATAAAAGGTACTGCAGATGCAAGTGTAATTACAATATATGCTGATGCATATAATCAAAGTCCAGAATTCTTTGAATTAAGAAGATTAGCTGATATATATAATTCTTCTATGGACAATAATATATTATTATTATCACCAGATTCACCTATTTTAAAGTTCTTATACGAGGAGAAGTAATATTGATGAAAAAATTGTTAATACCTTTTTTGTTTTTAATATTGTTTATATTCATTTCATGTGATCAACAAAGCAAAATAAATATTACAATCGAAGGTGACATTGCGTCACCTTCTTTCCCTATTAAAATTCAAATTCCTCAAAGTTTAGATTATGAAGTAAAATTCTTCGAAGGAGAAAATGAAATTAAATATGAAAAAAATGGAAGCGAATATTATTTTAAAGAT
This is a stretch of genomic DNA from Marinitoga piezophila KA3. It encodes these proteins:
- the gatA gene encoding Asp-tRNA(Asn)/Glu-tRNA(Gln) amidotransferase subunit GatA, which produces MKEFKYDAEKAKKINEKINAVLEFTEIEGNKEGKYHNTPFMVKDNIQVLETKMTSASKILENYNSTYTATAIQKLLNEGFKIVGKTNLDEFAMGGSNENSAFGPVKNPWDLERIPGGSSGGSAAVVAAGIVPFAIGSDTGGSVRQPASFCGIVGYKPTYGAISRYGLSAFASSLDQIGVLATNVKDAATVVEVMSGKDEKDSTTLDINWDLTSEIEKEPEKIKIAIPKEVFEVEGIDPKVLEKFKENIERLKENGIEIEEVEIPHLKYTVSIYYIIAPSEASSNLSRYDGMRFALREEKESLKDTYMETRDKGFGIEVKRRIFMGAFTLSSAYYDAYFSKAAKIRKLLNDDFEKVFEKYDAVLTPTTTMLPPKIGELKSPLEYYLMDLFTISANMIGAPAISIPSGLIDNLPFGIHLISKPLEDAKMLRIANKFEKIFGRLELPEVQL
- a CDS encoding Rpn family recombination-promoting nuclease/putative transposase; protein product: MGYYDQLFKEIFSDKEMLVEFINLFVKKLKNYDIQPENITIEKTKFTDLKYGDRESDLLFKIKYEENELFLYLIIEHQSSVDYLMQFRILEYMVRIWKKYINENKEQSKRKSFKLPPIIPVVFYNGKRRWTAENWFMRKIINWEEFSVYVPQFKYEIIDLSQIEEKDLLKAKNALSLLLAVEKLDKEEISKSLKEIKEVLEKLPENEKEKFGEYINGIIKVLVKREKIIDTDIEFEEIKEVNYMFENFVRTVEEAIKESKEKAKIEGLEEGRREGLEEGRKEGLQQGLQQGLQQGLQRGKEEERREIAKKLLLKKFGNKTEPILPKIEKSDSKTIENIIENIFELDLKDIEKIIQKKLN
- a CDS encoding HD domain-containing protein, whose translation is MEKLYFKVSRDPIYSEIFLYPLEIVIADTPLVQRLRYLSQLAGAEYVYPSATHTRFSHSLGVMHIAGLYANKLFEDNHQKIRIIRLAGLVHDLGHGPYSHQFDDVIYKRMGLDDGHDEYRKKILNTKLIEQAYNVYKKLNDSRTKKDFLKDLSLTVKREISDNEKEIKEALKEVMNMINELFEAENRGGSPEFNIVQGPLGADRLDFVLRDSYYAGTRDFGTGDLDRIIRNASIKTSNGKEKLCYNIKIIDNIYTVLFARFMMYKNVYFHKTSRAADQMIQEILRLADDILDIKSRVEDLDKFVSLTDQRIINEIEMVYEELYEKKNNELFSISPELMQKSDKVAKAYELVKRLKSRDLWKLLIEIPFSTTGLDPSVISVSVAENVLKQLKTNIEKTIKTDIPKEDKQELSYILDNFENLFIIDTPYKLSLMHPKEFLSSDVSILDYNGDILRFDEVFERYPAYKFMESNLIQISRIYLTEDKREILRKYDLVPKIGGINLTTRW
- a CDS encoding rhomboid family intramembrane serine protease, with translation MDYIKRIFRFEDVTQKIFTFNIVVFVLMFVFGGGFGAFSNSYTLIVAGAQYGKLITIYHQYFRFITALFVHGGILHISFNLYALYYLGNIVERVYGPYKFLTIYLASGIGGGILTQIFIPNAFSVGASGAIFGLIGLLFGAGFRDDTPPMLKPMTGTALLPVILINLFLGFTSSGINNFAHIGGLLVGFTFGWLTSVRDTYTSYKIWKIAGYISLALILISFAWLIFFDIQLILG
- a CDS encoding ROK family protein — translated: MYIVGVDLGGTEIKTGLVSKDKGIIKKVALPTEAHLGQEKVVENIVETIKMVSEGVENKIEAIGIGSPGSIDRDHGIVRYSPNLPFNNFELAHHISEKVKVPTFVENDANAFTLGEWYFGSAQGMKHFVALTLGTGIGGGVVSHGILITGRDGIGAELGHVIVDPDGPLCGCGSRGCIEAIASARNTARWAKEFSVKIPENKVVELAGGIDKIESKHVFEALKSGDYVAKLVVEKVTDALARAIANYVHIFNPELIVIGGGMSKAGNALIKPIEEKISLYIMPSFRGTFKILPSALVEDAGILGASAAAMYHTR
- the ispD gene encoding 2-C-methyl-D-erythritol 4-phosphate cytidylyltransferase, which codes for MNIGIIVAAGKGSRTNLTFPKQFYQILGKSLLRIALEKYEYSELIDKIIVVANKDFLEETKKECYEINKIYSIINGGESRQESVFNALKFIYNEFEYDAKIVSIHDAARPFVSTEKINESIRIAEKCGSAVLGLPEKNSVSYVLDNNVEKILDRNEIYIHQTPQTFDFKKLYKAYTNFENELKAFTDDASIFHKAGNTVRIIPGEEYNIKITTEFDIKFAKWLLKEGIING
- a CDS encoding deoxyribonuclease IV, yielding MVKIGAHMSTSKGFRKVPEDTINIGGNTFQIFSHSPRTWKVKQPDEKDVEKFKYEMIKNNIAFEDVLVHSGYLINLASHKDENWQKSINLMIEEIKVTAKLGIKYFNVHPGSHLGKGDEYGYDRIAKALDIIFNEVKDLDIYILLENVAKKGGNIGWKIEQLGEIINRTSFKDRIGMTYDTCHGFDSNYDIRNKDGVRALLDEIEKYLGLDKLKMIHLNDSKFPLGAGKDRHEFIGKGEIGIEGFKTFFSFEEILKIPMHLETPGDDQEHAEDIITVRKILENL
- the hflK gene encoding FtsH protease activity modulator HflK, translating into MSENFEIFDVEEEKPRKNKHIFRKIIWAVVILLVLAYAGTSVYQVGPSEMGLVLTFGKYTSSTGPGIHWHLPYPFQTHRIVDVRTLKKIEIGFRTVNYRGKIEYQPVDEESLMITGDENIVNLEAVVQYRIADPVKFEFRILNGFEMVKFATESVLREMVAINPIDNVLTTERDRIAMETAAKVQKILDSYGAGIKIENVYLQEVSPPAEVVKAFDDVNSAKQDKEKFINEANRYANDVIPKAQGEAQKIMREAEAYAYEKVALATGEAKRFKAMLKEYEMTKDITKKRIIFEAIEGLLKNSKEKIIVDSSETLKLLNLPEIGGGTK
- the hflC gene encoding protease modulator HflC — encoded protein: MKLTKNKIIIIVLLILVGWLILSSMFIVNQEQQAVVLRFGQIRKVVTKPGINFKTPFVDNVVKFEKRLMLYDIEPERIITADKKTIVVDTYAIWRINDPKTFMESMRSVQLALTRIDDVVYSNVRDLVAKYTFEEVLSKKREEMLKEITERSSHNLKDFGIEIVDVRVKRTDLPPDISKAVYNRMMAERYSIAAQIRAEGQRESEIIKAEADKKVKIIISEAKKNAEVIKGTADASVITIYADAYNQSPEFFELRRLADIYNSSMDNNILLLSPDSPILKFLYEEK